A window from Cellulomonas sp. C5510 encodes these proteins:
- a CDS encoding Fur family transcriptional regulator, whose amino-acid sequence MQRNTRQRAEILTLLDDLDEFRSAQQLHDLLKGRGSTTGLATVYRAVQTLADAGEVDVLRSPEGEAVYRRCVRRSHHHHLVCRWCGKAVEIDGPGAESWAEQVGAAHDFSDVEHTIELLGTCADCRATRTA is encoded by the coding sequence ATGCAGCGCAACACGAGGCAGCGCGCCGAGATCCTGACGCTCCTGGACGACCTGGACGAGTTCCGCAGCGCCCAGCAGCTCCACGACCTGCTCAAGGGCCGCGGGTCCACGACCGGCCTGGCGACCGTCTACCGGGCGGTCCAGACGCTCGCCGACGCCGGCGAGGTCGACGTGCTGCGTTCCCCCGAGGGCGAGGCGGTGTACCGGCGCTGCGTCCGCCGCAGCCACCACCACCACCTCGTGTGCCGGTGGTGCGGCAAGGCCGTGGAGATCGACGGCCCGGGTGCGGAGTCGTGGGCCGAGCAGGTCGGCGCCGCGCACGACTTCTCGGACGTCGAGCACACCATCGAGCTCCTCGGCACCTGCGCGGACTGCCGCGCCACGCGCACCGCGTAG
- a CDS encoding DUF881 domain-containing protein, which yields MSLLTEVTRNPLDPEYREAAERRSQAGHSRRRWGPGTVAVAAIAVLLGVATTWSVLALRAPQPSALAAREVLAGQIDERSAEVERLRERSAELTDEIAAFQEQALSASDSPLLDRLAADSVASGAAAVRGEGLRITLEDAEQVAGDEDPDSRVRDSDLQIVVNGLWASGAEAIAVNGQRLATTTAIRTAGDAILVDVVPLVGPYTIEAVGDPQDLQTRLARTSGGQLLAVLQSTYGIRTQVSSQRALDLPSAATTTLRSARLPDGVEIVPGTRDPGPSGVALGSGTLAPDDAHDSEGDL from the coding sequence ATGTCGCTGCTGACGGAGGTCACGCGCAACCCGCTCGACCCCGAGTACCGCGAGGCCGCCGAGCGCCGCTCGCAGGCCGGGCACTCGCGGCGCCGGTGGGGCCCCGGCACGGTGGCGGTGGCGGCGATCGCGGTGCTGCTCGGCGTCGCGACCACGTGGTCCGTGCTGGCGCTGCGGGCGCCGCAGCCCTCGGCGCTCGCCGCGCGGGAGGTGCTCGCCGGTCAGATCGACGAGCGCAGCGCCGAGGTCGAGCGGCTGCGGGAGCGCAGCGCGGAGCTCACCGACGAGATCGCGGCCTTCCAGGAGCAGGCGCTGTCGGCGTCCGACTCGCCGCTGCTCGACCGGCTCGCCGCGGACTCCGTCGCGTCGGGGGCGGCGGCGGTCCGCGGCGAGGGGCTGCGGATCACGCTCGAGGACGCCGAGCAGGTCGCCGGCGACGAGGACCCGGACTCCCGCGTGCGCGACTCCGACCTGCAGATCGTGGTGAACGGCCTGTGGGCGTCCGGCGCCGAGGCGATCGCGGTCAACGGCCAGCGCCTGGCGACGACGACGGCCATCCGCACGGCCGGCGACGCGATCCTCGTCGACGTCGTCCCGCTCGTCGGCCCGTACACGATCGAGGCGGTCGGGGACCCGCAGGACCTGCAGACCCGCCTGGCGCGGACCTCGGGCGGGCAGCTCCTCGCGGTGCTGCAGTCGACCTACGGCATCCGGACGCAGGTGTCGTCGCAGCGCGCGCTCGACCTCCCGTCCGCCGCGACGACGACGCTGCGTTCCGCCCGCCTCCCGGACGGCGTGGAGATCGTGCCGGGCACCCGGGACCCGGGGCCCTCCGGGGTGGCGCTCGGCTCAGGCACACTGGCACCGGACGACGCGCACGACAGCGAGGGGGACCTGTGA
- a CDS encoding CDP-alcohol phosphatidyltransferase family protein: MAERDVVSDRVLTVPNLISLVRLLMVPVFAVLIAAGHDGWALVVLAVSGASDWLDGVLARRLGQVSRLGQVLDPAADRLFILVTLLGLAARGVVPWWLVAVLLAREAMLLVMLVVLARHGYGPLQVHLAGKAGTFALLYAFPLLLLAHWGGIVGDLASVLGWACAWWGIALYWFAGMLYVRQAWLLVGRRGGADAGEPRTVAV; encoded by the coding sequence GTGGCCGAGCGCGACGTGGTGAGCGACCGCGTGCTCACGGTCCCGAACCTGATCAGCCTGGTCCGGCTGCTGATGGTGCCGGTGTTCGCGGTCCTCATCGCCGCCGGCCACGACGGCTGGGCGCTGGTCGTGCTCGCCGTGTCCGGGGCGAGCGACTGGCTCGACGGTGTGCTCGCGCGCCGGCTCGGGCAGGTGTCACGGCTCGGGCAGGTGCTCGACCCCGCCGCCGACCGCCTCTTCATCCTCGTCACCCTGCTCGGCCTCGCGGCCCGCGGCGTGGTCCCGTGGTGGCTCGTCGCCGTCCTGCTCGCGCGCGAGGCGATGCTCCTGGTCATGCTGGTCGTGCTCGCACGGCACGGCTACGGCCCGCTGCAGGTGCACCTGGCCGGGAAGGCCGGCACGTTCGCGCTGCTGTACGCCTTCCCCCTGCTGCTGCTCGCGCACTGGGGCGGGATCGTGGGCGACCTCGCGTCGGTGCTCGGCTGGGCCTGCGCGTGGTGGGGCATCGCGCTCTACTGGTTCGCCGGGATGCTGTACGTCCGCCAGGCGTGGCTGCTCGTCGGGCGCCGGGGCGGTGCGGACGCGGGGGAGCCCCGCACGGTGGCCGTGTGA
- a CDS encoding PHP domain-containing protein, whose protein sequence is MADRTLETVVAALRRAAYLLERGGATSYRADAFRAAVRSLERAGEDEVRSRLASGTLTDLPGVGARTAEVAQAAAAGGDVPYLDDLEEQYPAADPGDGAPLLAALRGDLHAHTEASDGSTSVQEMVLAAMDLGHEYLAITDHSPRLTVANGLSAARLRAQLDQLDALNRAIAPFRVLSGIEVDVLDDGSLDQEPELLDRLDVVVASVHSKLRMDRDAMTRRMRAAVANPRVDVLGHCTGRQLTGRRRRPPSEFDAAAVFADCAEHAVAVEVNCRPDRLDPPHALLEVAVDAGCLFTVDTDAHAPGQLAWQPVGCARAAAHGIGPDRVLDAWPLERLQAHLEGRKVAP, encoded by the coding sequence GTGGCCGACCGCACGCTGGAGACCGTCGTCGCCGCGCTGCGCCGGGCGGCGTACCTGCTGGAGCGCGGCGGGGCGACGTCGTACCGCGCGGACGCGTTCCGGGCGGCCGTGCGGTCGCTCGAGCGGGCGGGTGAGGACGAGGTCCGGTCGCGGCTCGCGTCCGGCACGCTCACCGACCTGCCCGGCGTCGGTGCACGGACCGCGGAGGTGGCGCAGGCGGCCGCGGCGGGCGGGGACGTCCCCTACCTGGACGACCTCGAGGAGCAGTACCCGGCGGCGGACCCCGGGGACGGAGCGCCGTTGCTGGCGGCGCTCCGCGGGGACCTGCACGCGCACACCGAGGCCAGCGACGGCTCGACGTCCGTGCAGGAGATGGTCCTCGCGGCGATGGACCTCGGGCACGAGTACCTCGCCATCACGGACCACTCGCCCCGGTTGACGGTCGCGAACGGCCTCTCCGCCGCGCGGCTGCGGGCACAGCTCGACCAGCTCGACGCGCTCAACCGCGCGATCGCGCCGTTCCGGGTGCTCAGCGGCATCGAGGTCGACGTGCTCGACGACGGCTCGCTCGACCAGGAGCCGGAGCTGCTCGACCGGCTCGACGTCGTCGTGGCGTCCGTGCACTCCAAGCTCCGCATGGACCGTGACGCGATGACGCGCCGGATGCGGGCCGCCGTCGCGAACCCGCGCGTGGACGTGCTCGGGCACTGCACGGGACGGCAGCTCACCGGACGCCGCCGGCGCCCCCCGAGCGAGTTCGACGCGGCGGCCGTGTTCGCGGACTGCGCGGAGCACGCCGTGGCCGTGGAGGTGAACTGCCGCCCGGACCGGCTCGACCCGCCGCACGCGCTGCTCGAGGTCGCCGTCGACGCCGGCTGCCTGTTCACCGTGGACACCGACGCGCACGCCCCCGGCCAGCTCGCGTGGCAGCCGGTCGGCTGCGCGCGCGCCGCGGCGCACGGGATCGGCCCCGACAGGGTGCTCGACGCCTGGCCCCTGGAGCGTCTCCAGGCGCACCTGGAGGGCCGGAAGGTCGCTCCCTGA
- a CDS encoding DUF881 domain-containing protein — MTTPDPATEAAARPATPVVGWRALARALRPRATPAQALTGVLCVMLGFAIAVQVRQTDTASLSTMRESELVSLLDQTTRQADELQDQVSELERTQQELQSGSTSREAALDAATRSAAAQGILSGRLPAEGPGVTVTVRDPEAQVSALTLLNLLEELRNAGAEAVQLNDRRLTASSYVLGTDAGIEVDGSLLSPPYRWIAIGDPDTIATALAIPGGALAKVQIDGGQTAVQTQDLVQVTATRTVPEPEHATPRSPEQG, encoded by the coding sequence ATGACGACGCCCGACCCCGCGACGGAGGCCGCTGCCCGGCCCGCCACGCCGGTCGTGGGCTGGCGCGCGCTGGCACGCGCCCTGCGACCCCGCGCGACGCCGGCCCAGGCGCTGACCGGGGTGCTGTGCGTCATGCTGGGCTTCGCGATCGCGGTGCAGGTACGCCAGACGGACACCGCCAGCCTGTCCACCATGCGCGAGTCCGAGCTGGTGTCGCTGCTGGACCAGACGACGCGGCAGGCCGACGAGCTGCAGGACCAGGTGTCCGAGCTCGAGCGCACGCAGCAGGAGCTCCAGTCCGGCTCGACCAGCCGCGAGGCGGCCCTCGACGCCGCGACCCGCAGCGCCGCGGCGCAGGGCATCCTGTCCGGCCGGCTGCCGGCGGAGGGCCCCGGCGTGACGGTGACGGTCCGGGACCCGGAGGCGCAGGTCTCCGCGCTGACGCTGCTGAACCTGCTGGAGGAGCTGCGGAACGCCGGTGCGGAGGCCGTGCAGCTCAACGACCGGCGCCTCACGGCGTCGTCGTACGTGCTCGGGACGGACGCCGGGATCGAGGTGGACGGGAGCCTGCTCTCACCGCCGTACCGCTGGATCGCCATCGGGGACCCGGACACGATCGCGACCGCGCTGGCGATCCCCGGCGGCGCGCTGGCGAAGGTGCAGATCGACGGGGGCCAGACGGCGGTCCAGACCCAGGACCTGGTCCAGGTCACCGCCACCAGGACCGTCCCGGAACCCGAGCACGCCACGCCGAGGTCGCCCGAGCAGGGGTGA
- a CDS encoding HU family DNA-binding protein, which yields MSVNRTELVQAIAAKAGLTNTAADAALKAFQEVLVEQLSAGESVTIPGLLAVSRADRAARTGINPQTGEKLEIPAGYRVKLTAGSALKRAVAS from the coding sequence GTGAGCGTGAACCGCACCGAGCTCGTCCAGGCCATCGCTGCCAAGGCCGGGCTCACCAACACCGCTGCCGACGCGGCCCTCAAGGCCTTCCAGGAGGTCCTGGTCGAGCAGCTCAGCGCCGGCGAGAGCGTGACCATCCCGGGTCTGCTCGCGGTGTCCCGCGCCGACCGCGCCGCCCGCACGGGCATCAACCCGCAGACGGGCGAGAAGCTGGAGATCCCCGCCGGCTACCGCGTCAAGCTGACCGCCGGCAGCGCCCTCAAGCGCGCCGTCGCGAGCTGA
- a CDS encoding CoA-binding protein: MVHVDDPVVVRRLLTTPGTWAVVGLSANRARAAYGVAAYLQGLGHRVVPVHPRAETVHGAPGVRTVAEAVAAAGAVDVVDVFVNSSLAGEVVDQAVAAGARAVWLQLGVVDEAAAARAAAAGLDVVMDACPAIEGRRLGLG; this comes from the coding sequence ATGGTCCACGTCGACGACCCCGTTGTGGTGCGCCGCCTGCTGACGACGCCCGGCACCTGGGCCGTCGTCGGCCTGTCCGCCAACCGGGCGCGCGCGGCGTACGGCGTCGCCGCGTACCTGCAGGGGCTCGGGCACCGGGTCGTGCCGGTGCACCCGCGGGCGGAGACGGTGCACGGTGCCCCGGGCGTCCGGACGGTCGCGGAGGCGGTCGCCGCCGCCGGAGCGGTCGACGTGGTGGACGTGTTCGTGAACTCGTCGCTCGCGGGCGAGGTGGTGGACCAGGCCGTCGCCGCCGGCGCCCGCGCGGTCTGGCTGCAGCTCGGGGTCGTCGACGAGGCCGCCGCGGCGCGGGCCGCCGCCGCCGGGCTGGACGTCGTGATGGACGCGTGCCCCGCCATCGAGGGGCGCAGGCTCGGCCTCGGCTGA
- a CDS encoding MerR family transcriptional regulator: MTGTEQTAEAAGGVPQRAQGLLFGDDLPDLDTTTGYRGPTACRAAGITYRQLDYWARTGLVEPSVRPATGSGTQRLYAFRDILVLKVVKRLLDTGVSLQQIRTAVGHLRERGVEDLAQITLMSDGASVYECTSADEVIDLVQGGQGVFGIAVGRVWREVEGTLAEMPTERAEDEHSVVHAHDELAARRAARTAG; this comes from the coding sequence GTGACCGGCACCGAGCAGACCGCCGAGGCGGCCGGAGGGGTCCCCCAGCGCGCCCAGGGTCTGCTGTTCGGCGACGACCTGCCGGACCTCGACACCACCACCGGCTACCGGGGGCCGACCGCCTGCCGCGCCGCGGGGATCACCTACCGCCAGCTCGACTACTGGGCCCGTACCGGCCTCGTCGAGCCGTCCGTGCGCCCGGCGACCGGGTCGGGCACGCAGCGGCTGTACGCGTTCCGCGACATCCTCGTGCTCAAGGTCGTCAAGCGGCTGCTCGACACCGGGGTGTCCCTCCAGCAGATCCGCACCGCGGTCGGCCACCTGCGTGAGCGCGGCGTCGAGGACCTCGCGCAGATCACGCTCATGTCCGACGGGGCGAGCGTCTACGAGTGCACCTCCGCGGACGAGGTGATCGACCTCGTGCAGGGCGGGCAGGGCGTCTTCGGGATCGCCGTCGGCCGGGTGTGGCGCGAGGTCGAGGGCACGCTGGCGGAGATGCCGACCGAGCGGGCGGAGGACGAGCACTCCGTGGTCCACGCCCACGACGAGCTCGCCGCGCGTCGCGCCGCCCGCACCGCCGGCTGA
- a CDS encoding DEAD/DEAH box helicase: MTSVLDPALPASDDATPAAVPAVTFADLDLPAALRAAVDELGFTAPTAIQAEAIPALLAGRDITGVAQTGTGKTAAFGLPLLAAVDPDRREVQAIVLAPTRELAMQVAEALESFAAHLPGLQVVPVYGGAPYLPQQRALRGGAQVVVGTPGRVIDHLDRGSLTLDGVRFLVLDEADEMLRMGFAEDVDRIASATPARKQVALFSATMPQAIRRVAAQHLTDPVEVSVARQSSTVSSVQQTYAVVPFRHKAGALARVLAVTSAEAAIVFVRTRSAAEDVAVSLVERGVAAAYISGDVAQSDREKIVERVRSGAITVLVATDVAARGLDIDRIGLVVNFDVPGEPEAYVHRIGRTGRAGRTGEALTFVTPNEQGRLRAIERTTRQRLAQIEIPSPADVSAHRVAALLGRVPARAEAGRLDLYRTAVADFLAANPAVEAAELVAVLAALAVGDEGPAPRPADGDDLDDALSRARLAPERGERGPRHDRSAGPDGEHRRNPARPTGALRYRLAVGQQHGAQPGAIVGALTNEGGLQGKDLGKIDIFSTFSLVEIPAGLTPEAFDRIGRARVAGRPLRIRVDEGPRAARPERGASRGPVHHAREPRAGGRDARPRRSATPR; the protein is encoded by the coding sequence ATGACGTCCGTGCTCGACCCTGCCCTGCCCGCCTCCGACGACGCGACCCCGGCCGCCGTCCCCGCGGTGACCTTCGCCGACCTCGACCTGCCCGCCGCCCTGCGTGCTGCCGTCGACGAGCTCGGCTTCACCGCCCCGACCGCCATCCAGGCCGAGGCGATCCCCGCCCTGCTGGCCGGGCGGGACATCACCGGGGTCGCCCAGACCGGCACCGGCAAGACCGCCGCGTTCGGGCTGCCCCTGCTCGCCGCGGTCGACCCGGACCGCCGCGAGGTGCAGGCCATCGTCCTCGCGCCGACGCGCGAGCTCGCCATGCAGGTGGCCGAGGCCCTGGAGTCGTTCGCCGCGCACCTCCCCGGCCTCCAGGTCGTCCCCGTGTACGGCGGCGCGCCCTACCTGCCGCAGCAGCGCGCGCTGCGTGGCGGCGCCCAGGTCGTCGTCGGGACGCCCGGGCGCGTCATCGACCACCTGGACCGCGGTTCCCTGACGCTCGACGGGGTGCGGTTCCTCGTCCTCGACGAGGCCGACGAGATGCTGCGCATGGGCTTCGCGGAGGACGTCGACCGCATCGCCTCCGCCACGCCCGCCCGCAAGCAGGTCGCGCTGTTCTCGGCGACGATGCCCCAGGCGATCCGGCGCGTCGCGGCCCAGCACCTCACCGACCCGGTCGAGGTCAGCGTGGCACGGCAGTCGTCGACCGTCTCGAGCGTGCAGCAGACGTACGCGGTGGTGCCGTTCCGCCACAAGGCCGGGGCGCTGGCGCGCGTGCTCGCCGTCACGTCCGCCGAGGCGGCCATCGTCTTCGTCCGGACGCGGAGCGCCGCGGAGGACGTCGCGGTCTCCCTGGTGGAGCGCGGCGTCGCCGCGGCCTACATCTCCGGGGACGTCGCGCAGTCCGACCGCGAGAAGATCGTCGAGCGGGTGCGCAGCGGCGCGATCACCGTGCTGGTCGCCACCGACGTCGCGGCGCGCGGCCTCGACATCGACCGCATCGGGCTGGTCGTCAACTTCGACGTCCCCGGGGAGCCGGAGGCGTACGTCCACCGCATCGGGCGCACGGGACGCGCCGGGCGCACCGGCGAGGCGCTGACGTTCGTGACCCCGAACGAGCAGGGCCGCCTCCGCGCGATCGAGCGCACGACGCGCCAGCGGCTCGCGCAGATCGAGATCCCCTCCCCCGCCGACGTCTCCGCGCACCGCGTCGCGGCTCTGCTCGGCCGCGTGCCGGCGCGCGCCGAGGCCGGCCGGCTGGACCTGTACCGCACGGCCGTCGCGGACTTCCTCGCCGCGAACCCGGCTGTCGAGGCCGCCGAGCTCGTGGCCGTGCTCGCGGCGCTCGCCGTCGGCGACGAGGGCCCCGCGCCCCGGCCGGCGGACGGCGACGACCTGGACGACGCGCTCTCGCGGGCACGCCTGGCCCCGGAGCGCGGCGAGCGCGGCCCGCGTCACGACCGCAGCGCGGGACCCGACGGCGAGCACCGCCGCAACCCCGCGCGGCCGACCGGCGCGCTGCGCTACCGCCTGGCCGTCGGGCAGCAGCACGGCGCACAGCCCGGCGCCATCGTGGGCGCCCTCACCAACGAGGGCGGCCTGCAGGGCAAGGACCTGGGGAAGATCGACATCTTCTCCACGTTCTCGCTGGTCGAGATCCCGGCAGGTCTGACCCCCGAGGCGTTCGACCGGATCGGCCGCGCCCGCGTGGCCGGCCGTCCCCTGCGCATCCGGGTGGACGAGGGCCCGCGGGCCGCACGGCCGGAGCGCGGGGCGTCCCGCGGTCCCGTGCACCACGCCCGCGAGCCGCGTGCCGGCGGCCGGGACGCGCGCCCGCGCCGCAGCGCCACCCCGCGCTGA
- a CDS encoding small basic family protein — protein sequence MIAVIGLLIGVVAGLVLEPTVPAALQPYLPIAVVAALDALFGGLRAVLDGLFDDRVFLVSFLSNVVVAALIVFLGDQLGVGSQLSTAVVVVLGIRIFSNVAAIRRHLFKA from the coding sequence GTGATCGCGGTCATCGGACTGCTCATCGGCGTGGTGGCGGGCCTCGTGCTCGAGCCCACCGTGCCCGCGGCCCTGCAGCCGTACCTCCCGATCGCGGTGGTCGCGGCGCTCGACGCCCTGTTCGGCGGCCTGCGGGCGGTGCTGGACGGGCTCTTCGACGACCGGGTGTTCCTCGTGTCGTTCCTGTCGAACGTCGTGGTGGCGGCGCTGATCGTGTTCCTCGGTGACCAGCTGGGCGTGGGCTCGCAGCTCTCGACCGCCGTGGTCGTCGTCCTGGGCATCCGGATCTTCTCCAACGTCGCGGCGATCCGCCGCCACCTGTTCAAGGCCTGA
- a CDS encoding FHA domain-containing protein has translation MSDEQQARDVTPPAAPDGATAPAAPDTTISFGSLGALDHDAGGPVGLTAEQAAAVQALPPTSALLVMQRGPSSGARFLLDAERTLAGRSPSADIFLDDVTVSRKHAEFVRELDDFVVRDVGSLNGTYVNRERIDSAVLRAGDEVQIGKFRMTFHPSPAARSGAQPAGPAQ, from the coding sequence ATGAGCGACGAGCAGCAGGCGCGGGACGTCACGCCCCCGGCGGCGCCCGACGGGGCGACGGCGCCCGCGGCCCCCGACACGACGATCAGCTTCGGCTCTCTCGGGGCGCTGGACCACGATGCCGGCGGCCCCGTCGGGCTGACCGCCGAGCAGGCGGCGGCCGTGCAGGCGCTGCCGCCGACGTCCGCGCTGCTCGTGATGCAGCGGGGGCCGAGCAGCGGCGCGCGCTTCCTGCTCGACGCCGAGCGCACCCTCGCCGGGCGCAGCCCGAGCGCGGACATCTTCCTGGACGACGTGACCGTGTCGCGCAAGCACGCCGAGTTCGTCCGCGAGCTCGACGACTTCGTGGTGCGGGACGTCGGCTCGCTCAACGGTACGTACGTGAACCGTGAGCGGATCGACTCGGCGGTGCTCCGGGCCGGCGACGAGGTGCAGATCGGCAAGTTCCGCATGACGTTCCACCCGAGTCCCGCGGCGCGCTCGGGAGCCCAGCCGGCCGGTCCCGCGCAGTGA
- a CDS encoding MerR family transcriptional regulator, giving the protein MRISDVLAALRIEFPAVTNSKLRFLEEQGLVEPVRTPSGYRQYSPADLERLRFVLREQRDRYVPLKVIGERLAALDAGTDTEPPSLIVTEDGVPRTGPVDARYTTAALARDAAVDESLVTDLVQAGVLRPSASGHLDAWAKDVVVAAAALAEHGIEARHLRAFRSAADRQVDMVEAVVRPWRGQASPSARGRASTVAAEVGELCTRLHTALVRAGVADLTP; this is encoded by the coding sequence ATGCGGATCTCCGACGTGCTCGCCGCGCTGCGGATCGAGTTCCCGGCCGTCACCAACTCCAAGCTGCGCTTCCTCGAGGAGCAGGGGCTCGTCGAGCCGGTGCGGACGCCGTCCGGATACCGGCAGTACAGCCCGGCCGACCTGGAGCGGCTGCGCTTCGTGCTCCGCGAGCAGCGCGACCGGTACGTGCCGCTCAAGGTGATCGGCGAGCGGCTGGCCGCGCTCGACGCCGGCACGGACACCGAGCCGCCGTCGCTGATCGTGACCGAGGACGGGGTGCCACGCACCGGCCCGGTCGACGCGCGCTACACCACAGCGGCGCTGGCACGGGACGCGGCGGTGGACGAGAGCCTGGTCACCGACCTCGTGCAGGCCGGGGTGCTCCGCCCGTCGGCGTCGGGCCACCTGGACGCGTGGGCCAAGGACGTCGTCGTCGCCGCGGCGGCCCTGGCGGAGCACGGGATCGAGGCGCGGCACCTGAGGGCGTTCCGCAGCGCGGCCGACCGGCAGGTCGACATGGTCGAGGCCGTGGTGCGTCCGTGGCGGGGGCAGGCGTCGCCGTCGGCGCGGGGCCGGGCGAGCACCGTCGCGGCAGAGGTCGGAGAGCTGTGCACGCGGCTGCACACGGCGCTCGTCCGCGCCGGGGTCGCCGATCTCACGCCCTGA
- a CDS encoding low specificity L-threonine aldolase: protein MDRLHDADRRELGSDNYAGVHPEILTALAVANEGHVPGYGADPYTAHLQEVLRGHFGTDAVAYPVFNGTGANVLALQTMLPRWGAVICAETAHINTDENAAPERVGGLKLLTVPTPDGKLTPELVASRAHGWGDEHRAQPGVVSITQATELGTVYTPDEIRGLADHAHSLGMRVHLDGSRLVNAAAALDVPLRALTTDVGVDVVSLGGTKNGALFGEAVVVLTPDATPGIGFQRKVDMQLASKMRFVSAQLIALFEGDLWLRSARHANAMAARLAAGVADVPGVRVVQPRQANAVFAALPPGCADALREVRRFYDWDAAAGVVRWMCAFDTRAEDVDAFVAAVREVVGRAA from the coding sequence GTGGACAGACTGCACGACGCCGACCGACGCGAGCTGGGCTCCGACAACTACGCCGGGGTGCACCCCGAGATCCTGACGGCGCTGGCCGTCGCCAACGAGGGCCACGTGCCCGGCTACGGCGCGGACCCGTACACCGCGCACCTGCAGGAGGTCCTGCGGGGGCACTTCGGGACGGACGCGGTGGCGTACCCGGTGTTCAACGGGACCGGGGCGAACGTCCTCGCGCTGCAGACCATGCTGCCGCGCTGGGGGGCGGTCATCTGCGCCGAGACCGCGCACATCAACACGGACGAGAACGCCGCCCCCGAGCGGGTCGGGGGTCTCAAGCTGCTCACCGTCCCCACCCCGGACGGCAAGCTCACGCCCGAGCTCGTGGCCTCGCGGGCGCACGGCTGGGGCGACGAGCACCGCGCGCAGCCCGGGGTCGTCTCGATCACCCAGGCCACCGAGCTCGGCACCGTGTACACGCCGGACGAGATCCGCGGGCTCGCGGACCACGCCCACTCGCTGGGGATGCGGGTCCACCTGGACGGTTCGCGGCTCGTGAACGCGGCCGCCGCCCTGGACGTGCCGCTGCGGGCGCTCACCACCGACGTGGGCGTCGACGTCGTCTCGCTCGGCGGTACGAAGAACGGTGCGCTGTTCGGGGAGGCCGTCGTCGTGCTGACCCCGGACGCGACGCCCGGGATCGGGTTCCAGCGCAAGGTCGACATGCAGCTCGCGTCGAAGATGCGGTTCGTGTCCGCGCAGCTGATCGCCCTGTTCGAGGGCGACCTGTGGCTCCGGTCGGCGCGGCACGCGAACGCCATGGCCGCCCGCCTCGCCGCGGGAGTAGCGGACGTCCCCGGGGTCCGGGTCGTGCAGCCCCGGCAGGCGAACGCGGTCTTCGCCGCCCTGCCGCCCGGCTGCGCCGACGCCCTGCGGGAGGTGCGGCGCTTCTACGACTGGGACGCCGCTGCGGGCGTGGTGCGCTGGATGTGCGCGTTCGACACCCGCGCGGAGGACGTCGACGCGTTCGTCGCCGCCGTGCGCGAGGTCGTGGGCCGGGCGGCCTGA
- a CDS encoding bifunctional nuclease family protein → MHEDDLVELEVLGVRRHPGDDELVVLLLEPVGELIVPIAIGPSEAGAIATAQAGVVPPRPMTHDLLRDVLVALGVRVRQVEITELVGGVFHAALVLGDRPTRVDARASDAIALAVRVGCPVLCATDVLAEVGVEAAPAEDEDQEAGSPDDQEAGSPDDQVAQFREFLDQVSADDFERGEPGEPGDPGRGSTSGGG, encoded by the coding sequence ATGCACGAGGACGACCTGGTCGAGCTGGAGGTCCTCGGCGTGCGCCGGCACCCCGGCGACGACGAGCTCGTCGTGCTGCTGCTGGAGCCGGTCGGCGAGCTCATCGTCCCGATCGCGATCGGGCCCAGCGAGGCCGGCGCGATCGCCACGGCGCAGGCCGGCGTCGTCCCGCCGCGGCCGATGACGCACGACCTCCTGCGGGACGTGCTGGTGGCACTCGGGGTGCGGGTGCGTCAGGTGGAGATCACGGAGCTCGTGGGCGGCGTGTTCCACGCGGCGCTCGTGCTGGGGGACCGGCCGACCCGCGTCGACGCCCGGGCCTCCGACGCGATCGCCCTGGCCGTGCGTGTGGGCTGCCCGGTGCTGTGCGCCACGGACGTGCTCGCGGAGGTCGGCGTCGAGGCCGCGCCGGCGGAGGACGAGGACCAGGAGGCCGGCAGCCCCGACGACCAGGAGGCCGGCAGCCCCGACGACCAGGTGGCGCAGTTCCGCGAGTTCCTGGACCAGGTGTCGGCGGACGACTTCGAGCGCGGGGAGCCCGGGGAGCCGGGCGATCCCGGGCGGGGTTCAACCTCAGGTGGAGGGTGA